A genomic region of Xanthocytophaga agilis contains the following coding sequences:
- a CDS encoding WGR domain-containing protein — MQSISLHYREGSSDKIYQVTLEPDGTGYLVNFAFGRRGTTLQTGTKTQTPVDLPAAQKIFDKLVKEKTAKGYKEVVDAGDLSAPVAAYQRTDREQNDTGIYCQLLNSIEIEDVDRYIQDDLYLAQEKHDGKRLLLAKRNGELIAINRKGLSVGFPAVFQGLLSHSTDFILDGEAIGETFYAFDLLELNNEDIRPLPLSSRLEKLTTLQKDLQAPFLVETASAQDLASKKSLYDKLHTQKKEGIIFKLKSSVYTPGRPASGGTQLKHKFYATASFVVAAVNNKRSVALGLYKEGTLVKAGNVTISINFDIPEEGDIVEVRYLYAFKESGSVYQPVYLGKRVDLDYDDCIVSQLKYKADQEEE; from the coding sequence ATGCAGTCTATTTCACTTCATTATCGGGAGGGTTCTTCTGACAAAATATATCAGGTTACACTAGAACCAGATGGCACAGGCTATCTGGTTAATTTTGCCTTTGGGCGAAGAGGTACAACTCTTCAAACTGGAACTAAAACTCAGACGCCAGTAGATTTACCAGCAGCCCAGAAGATCTTTGATAAACTGGTCAAGGAAAAGACTGCCAAAGGATACAAGGAGGTAGTTGATGCGGGTGATCTTTCAGCACCTGTAGCAGCCTACCAACGCACTGACCGTGAACAAAATGATACAGGTATTTATTGTCAGTTACTAAACTCTATTGAGATAGAGGATGTAGACAGATATATACAAGATGACTTGTACCTGGCACAGGAAAAACACGATGGTAAACGGTTGCTACTTGCCAAACGCAATGGAGAACTGATTGCTATTAACCGCAAAGGATTATCTGTTGGCTTTCCGGCAGTATTTCAAGGCTTGCTATCTCACTCAACAGACTTTATTTTGGATGGAGAAGCCATTGGCGAAACGTTTTATGCCTTTGACCTGCTGGAACTAAATAATGAAGACATTCGGCCTCTGCCACTCTCCAGCCGATTGGAGAAGCTAACAACCTTGCAGAAAGACTTGCAGGCTCCATTCCTGGTTGAAACCGCTTCTGCTCAGGATCTGGCCTCTAAGAAAAGTCTGTATGACAAACTGCATACGCAGAAAAAAGAAGGAATTATTTTCAAGCTGAAATCATCAGTCTATACTCCTGGTAGACCAGCATCCGGAGGGACGCAACTTAAGCATAAGTTTTATGCAACGGCGTCATTTGTAGTCGCAGCAGTCAATAATAAACGCAGTGTAGCTCTGGGCTTGTACAAAGAGGGTACACTGGTAAAAGCAGGAAACGTAACCATTTCGATCAACTTTGATATTCCCGAAGAAGGTGATATTGTAGAAGTACGCTATCTGTATGCATTCAAAGAGTCAGGCTCTGTGTACCAGCCCGTTTATCTGGGTAAGCGTGTTGATCTAGACTATGATGATTGTATCGTTTCTCAACTCAAGTACAAAGCAGATCAGGAAGAGGAGTAA